A section of the Humulus lupulus chromosome 2, drHumLupu1.1, whole genome shotgun sequence genome encodes:
- the LOC133819625 gene encoding CBL-interacting serine/threonine-protein kinase 1 yields the protein MVIAVEVENRNHHHQRAVGPPGMRLGKYELGRTLGEGNFGKVKLAHDHKSGNLFALKILQKNRIINLNITDQIKREIATLKLLKHPNIVRLHEVLASKTKIYMVLEYVTGGELFDRIANKGKVTEAQGRKLFQQLIDGVSYCHSKGVFHRDLKLENVLVDAKGNIKISDFGLSALPQHFRDDGLLHTTCGSPNYVAPEILANRGYDGATSDIWSCGVILYVILTGYLPFDDRNLAVLYQKILKGEALIPKWLSPGAQNMIRRILDPNPVTRITMESIKSDEWFQQCYVPPNAYEEEEEEDTYVDNDDACSIHHVTSEEENRTSDSPVLINAFQLIGMSSCLDLSGFFEKEDVSERKIRFTSNYSAKELLERIEGIVIEMGFCVQKKNGKLKLMQEHKGHKSSGCLSLAVEVYEISPSLFVVELRKSYGDASVYRQLCKKLSNDLGVPSSQEILTKEV from the exons ATGGTGATCGCGGTTGAGGTAGAGAATAGGAATCATCATCATCAGAGGGCGGTAGGTCCGCCGGGAATGCGACTGGGGAAATACGAGTTGGGAAGGACTTTAGGAGAAGGAAACTTTGGGAAAGTCAAACTTGCTCACGATCATAAATCCGGTAATCTCTTTGCTCTCAAAATTCTCCAGAAGAACAGAATCATCAACCTCAACATCACCGATCAG ATTAAGAGAGAAATCGCTACCCTCAAGCTCCTCAAACATCCTAACATCGTCCGATTGCATGAG GTCTTGGCAAGCAAAACCAAGATTTACATGGTCTTGGAATATGTCACTGGAGGAGAATTATTTGATAGAATT GCAAATAAAGGCAAAGTCACAGAAGCTCAAGGCAGAAAGCTCTTCCAACAATTAATTGATGGGGTCAGCTATTGCCATAGCAAGGGTGTTTTCCATCGTGATCTTAAG CTAGAGAATGTTCTTGTGGATGCCAAAGGGAACATCAAGATTTCTGATTTTGGTCTCAGCGCACTGCCACAGCACTTCAGG GATGATGGTTTACTGCATACAACTTGTGGAAGTCCCAACTATGTTGCTCCAGAGATTCTTGCTAATAGAGGGTATGATGGAGCTACCTCGGATATATGGTCATGTGGTGTTATCTTGTACGTAATCCTTACCGGATATCTTCCTTTTGATGATAGAAATCTTGCAGTTCTCTATCAAAAG ATATTGAAGGGTGAAGCACTGATACCCAAATGGTTATCTCCTGGCGCACAGAACATGATTAGGAGAATTCTTGATCCCAACCCCGTTACCCGGATAACAATGGAAAGCATCAAATCAGATGAATGGTTTCAGCAGTGTTATGTTCCTCCAAATGCctacgaagaagaagaagaagaagatacatACGTTGACAATGATGATGCCTGCTCAATCCACCATGTG ACATCTGAAGAAGAGAATAGGACTTCAGATTCGCCGGTTTTAATCAATGCCTTTCAACTCATTGGAATGTCCTCATGTTTAGACCTTTCGGGTTTCTTTGAGAAAGAG GATGTCTCAGAGAGAAAAATCAGATTTACATCCAATTATTCTGCAAAAGAATTGCTTGAGAGGATCGAGGGTATTGTAATAGAGATGGGATTTTGTGTTCAGAAGAAAAATGGAAAG TTGAAACTAATGCAAGAACACAAGGGCCATAAAAGTTCCGGTTGTCTTTCACTTGCAGTAGAG GTGTATGAGATTAGCCCTTCCTTGTTTGTAGTTGAATTAAGAAAATCATATGGAGATGCTTCTGTTTATAGACAG TTGTGTAAAAAGCTTTCAAATGATTTGGGTGTTCCCTCAAGCCAAGAGATCTTGACCAAAGAAGTCTGA